A stretch of the Streptomyces venezuelae genome encodes the following:
- a CDS encoding rod shape-determining protein, with translation MTFSLEQLRRCHVGVDLGAARTRVYVKGAGLVVDEPSVAAVNTRTGALIAVGTFAERMTGRTPDYIRVVRPVSGGTVVDIEMAQRMLRHLLGEKLRRALRRKPRLRAAACTPHDADPLAQRAAVETLVGLGARRVELVDTLIAAAVGCGLPVEQPTATMIMVCGAAATQVAVLSLGSIVTAERVPVGGEAIDHAVVQHLRHAHELMLPSQAVRPLQLALHGNGITDEGPASTLIHGRDVATGLARSVHVDTAAVRDAIHTPLTAVLDGIGKVLRDCPPDLVADLTDRGIMMVGGSALLPGLDQMLRDATGMPVAIAERPDVCAVLGLGAMLEGKIAPMVLNPLSE, from the coding sequence GTGACCTTCAGTCTTGAGCAGCTGCGCCGCTGCCACGTCGGCGTCGACCTGGGGGCAGCCCGCACCCGTGTGTACGTCAAGGGCGCCGGCCTGGTCGTCGACGAGCCCAGCGTCGCCGCGGTCAACACACGTACCGGCGCACTCATCGCCGTCGGCACCTTCGCCGAGCGGATGACCGGCCGCACCCCCGACTACATCCGGGTGGTCCGCCCCGTCTCGGGCGGCACCGTCGTCGACATCGAGATGGCCCAGCGGATGCTGCGCCACCTGCTGGGCGAGAAGCTCCGGCGCGCCCTGCGCCGCAAGCCCCGGCTGCGCGCCGCCGCCTGCACCCCGCACGACGCCGATCCGCTGGCCCAGCGGGCTGCGGTGGAGACCCTGGTCGGACTCGGCGCCCGCCGGGTCGAACTGGTCGACACCCTGATCGCGGCGGCCGTCGGCTGCGGCCTGCCCGTGGAACAGCCCACCGCGACGATGATCATGGTGTGCGGGGCCGCCGCCACCCAGGTGGCGGTGCTCTCCCTCGGCTCCATCGTGACCGCGGAACGGGTACCGGTCGGCGGCGAGGCCATCGACCACGCGGTGGTCCAGCACCTGCGGCACGCCCACGAGCTGATGCTGCCCAGCCAGGCCGTACGGCCGCTCCAACTGGCCCTGCACGGCAACGGCATCACCGACGAGGGCCCCGCGTCCACCCTGATCCACGGCCGGGACGTGGCCACCGGCCTGGCCCGCTCGGTGCATGTGGACACGGCGGCGGTCCGGGACGCCATCCACACCCCGCTGACCGCGGTCCTGGACGGCATCGGCAAGGTGCTGCGCGACTGCCCGCCGGACCTGGTCGCCGACCTGACGGACCGGGGAATCATGATGGTGGGCGGCAGCGCGCTGCTGCCGGGGCTGGACCAGATGCTGCGCGACGCGACCGGGATGCCGGTGGCCATCGCGGAACGGCCCGATGTGTGTGCCGTCCTGGGTCTGGGCGCCATGCTGGAAGGAAAGATCGCCCCGATGGTCCTCAACCCGCTGTCCGAATGA
- a CDS encoding esterase/lipase family protein gives MLTARQKIAALLTLCLALCLALLAPLPARAAARNPVVFVHGYNADPGVWGALRADLRAAGYTDAELFSWGYDTHQSVNEVLSGRFASYVEEVRRQTGAAKVDVVAHSFGSLVSRWYVKFGGGTATVGHWVSLAGPNHGTSTAWACALWDQACRDMTPNSYVQKNLAAGDETPGAVKYATFWSNCDEVVNPDGSVPLTGAQNTGVGCLAHNDLLGDDPTSAGVRAFLAS, from the coding sequence ATGCTGACGGCCCGCCAGAAGATTGCGGCACTCCTGACACTCTGCCTTGCACTCTGCCTGGCCCTGCTCGCGCCGCTGCCCGCCCGGGCCGCCGCCCGCAATCCGGTGGTCTTCGTGCACGGTTACAACGCGGACCCCGGCGTCTGGGGCGCGCTCCGAGCGGACCTGCGCGCCGCCGGCTACACCGACGCGGAGCTGTTCTCCTGGGGCTACGACACCCACCAGTCGGTCAACGAGGTGCTCTCCGGCCGGTTCGCCTCGTACGTCGAGGAGGTGCGCCGGCAGACCGGCGCGGCCAAGGTCGACGTGGTCGCCCACTCCTTCGGGTCGCTGGTCAGCCGCTGGTACGTGAAGTTCGGCGGCGGCACCGCGACCGTCGGCCACTGGGTCTCGCTGGCCGGCCCCAACCACGGCACCTCGACCGCCTGGGCCTGCGCCCTGTGGGACCAGGCCTGCCGGGACATGACCCCGAACTCGTACGTCCAGAAGAACCTCGCCGCCGGGGACGAGACCCCGGGCGCGGTGAAGTACGCGACCTTCTGGTCGAACTGCGACGAGGTCGTCAATCCGGACGGCAGCGTCCCGCTGACCGGCGCCCAGAACACGGGCGTCGGCTGCCTGGCCCACAACGACCTGCTCGGGGACGACCCGACCTCGGCCGGGGTCCGCGCCTTCCTCGCCTCCTAG